One window of the Nocardia huaxiensis genome contains the following:
- a CDS encoding Acg family FMN-binding oxidoreductase — MSAVPSSDTIERCVRLAGRAPSLHNSQPWHWVFDGSVLRLYSVAGRLLPVTDDSGRQLLLSCGVALGHLRAALAASGWHALVAYFPDPAHRRHVATIDFVPSPIVTDADLDQVSAIERRHTDRLPFAPPEGWTDFAIVLRALIDPADAIVTVLPAQARPELARASRMTAALRRHDSSYQAELRWWAGHELDSEGIPPGALVSAEERGRVALGRDLPVIAGPPRRAELGNDRAALLVLSTAADSPADLVRCGEALSTVLLECTVAGYATCPLTHMTELPRSRFVLRELIGGSGHPQVLIRVGQAPTGAERTPTPRRPLTEIFEVTTPGRTH; from the coding sequence ATGAGCGCTGTACCTTCCTCCGACACCATCGAACGGTGTGTGCGACTTGCCGGTCGCGCGCCGTCACTGCACAACAGCCAGCCTTGGCACTGGGTGTTCGACGGCTCCGTGCTGCGCCTGTATTCGGTTGCCGGGCGGCTGCTTCCGGTCACCGACGACTCCGGGCGGCAATTGCTGCTCAGCTGCGGGGTCGCGCTGGGTCATCTGCGCGCGGCGCTGGCCGCGTCCGGCTGGCACGCCCTGGTGGCCTATTTCCCCGATCCGGCGCACCGCCGTCATGTCGCCACGATCGACTTCGTGCCCTCGCCCATCGTGACCGACGCCGATCTGGATCAGGTGAGCGCCATCGAGCGGCGTCACACCGATCGACTGCCCTTCGCGCCGCCCGAGGGCTGGACGGATTTCGCGATCGTGCTGCGCGCCTTGATCGATCCGGCCGACGCCATCGTGACCGTGTTGCCCGCCCAGGCGCGCCCCGAGCTGGCGCGCGCGTCGCGGATGACCGCGGCCCTGCGCCGGCACGATTCCTCCTACCAGGCCGAATTGCGTTGGTGGGCAGGGCATGAACTGGACTCGGAGGGGATTCCGCCCGGGGCGCTGGTGTCCGCCGAGGAGCGTGGGCGGGTGGCGTTGGGCCGCGATCTGCCCGTGATCGCCGGGCCGCCGCGCCGGGCCGAACTCGGAAACGACCGGGCCGCGCTGCTGGTCCTGTCGACCGCCGCCGACTCGCCCGCGGATCTGGTGCGCTGCGGGGAGGCGCTGTCGACCGTGCTGCTGGAGTGCACGGTCGCCGGTTACGCGACCTGCCCGCTGACCCACATGACCGAACTGCCGCGCAGTCGCTTCGTTCTCCGTGAGCTCATCGGAGGTTCCGGGCATCCGCAGGTGCTGATCCGGGTGGGACAGGCCCCCACCGGCGCGGAGCGCACGCCCACGCCCCGGCGGCCGCTCACGGAGATCTTCGAGGTGACCACGCCGGGGCGCACGCACTAG
- a CDS encoding universal stress protein, whose amino-acid sequence MTAHAYGDPHLLASAAVVVGVDGSPGSETALRWAAAYAAGRGRGLHIVHGMDLVGINRVLGVYEVVVPRLVESARAHGKAVVLHAERLVRELEPGLRVTVHLSADDATRLLIERSATAYAVVLGATGENGTVSHLGSTLLAVTAHARCPVLVVRPDPDADNTVRETGPVVVGVDGSPVSEAAIGAAFVEAAERRTTLVAVHVWSDWVFGKFAGAKPLPALGDLDNVEEAILAERLAGWREKYPEVEVTRRIYFSDPATHLRTWSALAQLVVVGNRGRGGLMGMLLGSTTHSLVQHAHCPVMVVHPDR is encoded by the coding sequence ATGACAGCCCACGCCTACGGCGATCCGCATCTACTGGCCTCGGCGGCCGTGGTCGTCGGGGTCGACGGATCCCCCGGATCGGAGACGGCCCTGCGCTGGGCCGCCGCGTACGCCGCCGGGCGCGGCCGCGGACTGCACATCGTGCACGGCATGGACCTGGTCGGAATCAATCGGGTGCTGGGCGTCTACGAGGTCGTGGTGCCGCGGCTGGTGGAGAGCGCCCGCGCACACGGCAAGGCGGTGGTGCTGCACGCCGAGCGCCTCGTCCGCGAACTGGAACCGGGCCTGCGCGTCACCGTGCACCTGTCCGCCGACGACGCCACCCGGCTGCTGATCGAGCGGAGCGCCACCGCGTACGCCGTCGTGCTCGGCGCGACCGGCGAGAACGGTACCGTCAGCCATCTGGGCTCCACCCTGCTCGCCGTCACCGCGCACGCCCGCTGTCCCGTCCTCGTGGTGCGCCCGGATCCGGACGCGGACAACACCGTTCGCGAGACGGGACCGGTGGTGGTGGGCGTGGACGGCAGTCCGGTCAGCGAGGCCGCGATCGGCGCGGCGTTCGTGGAGGCCGCCGAACGGCGCACCACCCTGGTGGCGGTTCACGTCTGGAGTGACTGGGTCTTCGGCAAGTTCGCCGGTGCGAAACCCCTGCCGGCGCTCGGCGATCTCGACAATGTCGAGGAGGCGATCCTCGCCGAACGCTTGGCCGGCTGGCGGGAGAAGTACCCGGAGGTCGAGGTGACCCGGCGGATCTACTTCTCCGATCCCGCCACCCACCTGCGCACCTGGTCGGCGCTGGCGCAGTTGGTCGTGGTCGGCAATCGCGGCCGCGGCGGCCTGATGGGCATGCTGCTCGGCTCCACCACGCACTCGCTGGTGCAGCACGCGCACTGCCCGGTCATGGTGGTGCATCCGGACCGCTGA
- a CDS encoding SRPBCC family protein, with the protein MLARTRCLTWGATAEEAARAMPGDGLLSAPDVLATRAVTIAADPAAVWPWLVQIGPGRGGAYTYDWIENLLGLDMHSAESILPQYQNLSVGQTLPLGSSGPALRVAIADAPHALVFASLDHRWVWAFGLYPVAGGTRLVSRNRIALPHLSGPSRFVYTSIMEPGSLVMERKMLLGIKERAERKRELAVTNGPGARSESPYSPGGAARTLEV; encoded by the coding sequence ATGCTGGCTCGCACCAGGTGCCTGACCTGGGGTGCGACGGCGGAGGAGGCCGCGCGCGCCATGCCCGGGGACGGGTTGCTCAGCGCACCGGATGTGCTGGCCACCCGGGCGGTCACGATCGCGGCCGACCCCGCGGCCGTGTGGCCGTGGCTGGTGCAGATCGGGCCGGGACGCGGCGGGGCGTACACCTATGACTGGATCGAGAATCTGCTCGGTCTGGATATGCACAGCGCGGAATCGATTCTGCCGCAGTATCAGAACCTGTCGGTCGGGCAGACGCTGCCGCTGGGGTCGTCGGGGCCGGCGCTGCGGGTGGCCATCGCGGACGCACCGCACGCGCTGGTGTTCGCGTCGCTGGATCACCGGTGGGTGTGGGCGTTCGGCCTGTATCCGGTCGCGGGCGGGACGCGATTGGTGAGCCGTAATCGGATCGCGCTGCCGCACCTGTCCGGGCCGAGCAGATTCGTCTACACGTCGATCATGGAGCCCGGCAGTCTCGTCATGGAGCGCAAGATGCTGCTGGGAATCAAGGAACGCGCCGAGCGCAAGCGCGAACTCGCGGTGACCAATGGCCCCGGGGCGCGGTCGGAAAGCCCGTATTCGCCCGGCGGCGCAGCGCGAACACTCGAGGTATGA
- a CDS encoding acyl-ACP desaturase: MARALTQREILTELEPVAGAALDRHLAMVKEWHPHDYVPWDEGRNFAQLGGVDWDPEQSRLGEVAKAALVTNLLTEDNLPSYHREIAENFSLDGAWGTWVGRWTAEENRHSVVLRDYLVVTRGVDPVALENARMTHMTNGFAPPLDAVTAAGQAGFLYSVAYVSFQELATRISHRNTAQFCEDPIAEDIMQRLALDENLHMIFYRTLCGAALDLVPDQAMVAIDAIVENFRMPGAGMPDFRRNGVLMAKHGVYDLRQHLEEVLLPVMRQWNIFGRNDFGPAGEQARERLAAFLGDLEHVRVPRFEEQRDRALARERARL, translated from the coding sequence TTGGCACGTGCGCTGACTCAACGCGAAATCCTCACCGAGCTGGAACCGGTGGCCGGTGCCGCGCTCGACCGGCATCTGGCCATGGTGAAGGAGTGGCATCCGCACGACTACGTCCCCTGGGACGAAGGCCGCAACTTCGCCCAACTCGGCGGGGTCGACTGGGATCCCGAGCAATCCCGGCTGGGTGAGGTGGCCAAGGCCGCACTCGTCACCAATCTGCTCACCGAGGACAATCTGCCGTCCTACCACCGCGAGATCGCCGAGAACTTCTCACTGGACGGCGCCTGGGGCACCTGGGTGGGGCGCTGGACCGCCGAGGAGAACCGGCACAGCGTGGTGCTGCGCGACTATCTGGTGGTCACCCGCGGCGTCGATCCGGTGGCCCTGGAGAACGCCCGCATGACCCACATGACCAATGGATTCGCGCCGCCGCTGGACGCGGTGACCGCGGCCGGGCAGGCCGGATTCCTGTACTCGGTGGCCTATGTCAGCTTCCAGGAACTGGCCACCCGCATCAGCCACCGCAATACCGCCCAGTTCTGCGAGGACCCCATTGCCGAGGACATCATGCAGCGACTGGCCCTGGACGAGAACCTGCACATGATCTTCTACCGCACCCTGTGCGGCGCGGCCCTGGACCTGGTGCCCGATCAGGCGATGGTGGCCATCGACGCGATTGTCGAGAACTTCCGCATGCCCGGCGCGGGAATGCCGGACTTCCGCCGCAATGGCGTGCTCATGGCCAAACACGGGGTCTACGATCTGCGCCAGCATCTCGAGGAGGTGCTGCTGCCGGTGATGCGGCAGTGGAACATTTTCGGGCGCAACGACTTCGGCCCGGCCGGGGAACAGGCGCGCGAACGGCTGGCCGCCTTCCTCGGCGATCTGGAGCACGTGCGGGTGCCGCGCTTCGAGGAACAGCGGGACCGCGCCCTGGCCCGGGAGCGAGCACGGCTGTAG
- a CDS encoding Acg family FMN-binding oxidoreductase: MTAMNVTPVSVPDHRTMLAAMRLASRAPSVHNTQPWHWVFDGEKLHLYTDTDRLLTAADPLGRQLVISCGAMLHHVRTAFGAHGWHTDTVRVPNLLEPGHLAEISFRPWPNPPAGLVARAAVIDERRTDRLPLNPPQNWEAVLPRLRMLVSPHYLELDALDDSVRPRLAAASEQAGALRRHDMMYQAEIGWWTGHSGMPEGVPADALISDAEAVRVDVARTFPKAPHAMRREGTEDRAALVVLSSPANSPTEWLRTGEALSAVLLECASVGLATCALTHITELPTGRSLLAGLLPRPGIPQIVIRIGTAPDDAELHAPTPRRPLTDIFEEARH; encoded by the coding sequence ATGACCGCTATGAACGTCACTCCCGTTTCCGTTCCCGATCACCGGACGATGCTGGCGGCGATGCGGCTGGCCTCCCGCGCGCCGTCGGTGCACAACACCCAGCCCTGGCACTGGGTGTTCGACGGCGAGAAACTGCACCTCTACACCGATACCGACCGGTTGCTCACCGCGGCGGATCCGCTGGGCCGGCAGCTGGTGATCAGTTGCGGGGCAATGTTGCACCACGTGCGCACCGCGTTCGGTGCGCACGGCTGGCATACCGATACCGTGCGGGTGCCCAATCTGCTCGAACCCGGTCATCTGGCCGAGATCAGCTTCCGTCCGTGGCCGAATCCGCCCGCGGGGCTGGTCGCGCGGGCCGCCGTCATCGACGAGCGGCGCACCGACCGGCTGCCGCTGAACCCGCCACAGAACTGGGAGGCGGTGCTGCCGCGGCTGCGCATGCTGGTGTCGCCGCACTACCTCGAGCTCGACGCGCTCGACGACAGCGTCCGACCGCGCCTGGCCGCCGCCTCCGAGCAGGCCGGCGCGCTGCGCCGCCACGACATGATGTATCAGGCCGAGATCGGCTGGTGGACGGGCCATTCCGGAATGCCGGAGGGGGTGCCGGCCGACGCGTTGATCTCCGACGCCGAAGCCGTCCGGGTCGATGTCGCCCGCACCTTCCCGAAGGCGCCGCACGCCATGCGCCGGGAAGGAACCGAGGATCGCGCAGCCCTGGTGGTGCTCAGCTCCCCGGCCAACTCCCCCACCGAATGGCTGCGCACCGGCGAGGCGCTGTCGGCGGTATTGCTCGAATGCGCCAGCGTGGGCCTGGCGACCTGCGCACTCACGCACATCACCGAATTGCCGACCGGCCGTTCGCTGTTGGCGGGGCTGCTCCCCCGGCCGGGCATTCCGCAGATCGTCATCCGCATCGGCACCGCCCCCGACGACGCGGAGCTGCATGCCCCGACACCGCGCCGCCCGTTGACCGACATCTTCGAGGAGGCCCGCCACTGA